The following are encoded together in the Blautia obeum ATCC 29174 genome:
- a CDS encoding Maff2 family mobile element protein, with amino-acid sequence MAFFSSAINILQTLVVAIGAGLGVWGVINLMEGYGNDNPGAKSQGIKQLMSGGGVILIGTQLIPLLSGLFG; translated from the coding sequence ATGGCTTTTTTTAGCAGTGCAATCAATATCCTTCAGACACTGGTCGTTGCAATCGGTGCCGGTCTTGGTGTCTGGGGCGTAATCAACCTGATGGAAGGTTATGGAAACGACAACCCGGGTGCAAAATCCCAGGGAATTAAGCAGCTGATGAGCGGTGGTGGTGTTATCCTGATCGGAACACAGCTAATCCCGCTTCTGAGTGGATTATTTGGTTAA
- a CDS encoding VirD4-like conjugal transfer protein, CD1115 family has translation MMREKLQKVQIKRLVILNLPYFFIFYVADKGSWLYRHCLGESMVQRLGVMLVNFRLAFLSWLPSIALQDLTVGVLVAGALKLVVYYRSKNAKKFRQGVEYGSARWGNRKDIEPFMDPVFENNVILTETERLTMNSRPKAPKYARNKNVIVIGGSGSGKTRFYVKPNLMQMTDHVSYVVTDPKGTIIVECGKMLVNGGYRIKVLNTINFKKSMHYNPFHYIRSEKDILKLVNTIIANTKGEGEKSTEDFWVKAERLLYSALIGYIWYEAPEEEQNFSTLLEFINASETREDDEEFKNAVDELFEELEAENPEHFAVRQYRKYKLAAGKTAKSILISCGARLAPFDIQELREIMSYDEMELDMIGDQRTAMFVIISDTDDTFNFVVAIMYTQLFNLLCDKADDEHGGRLPYHVRLLLDEFSNIGQIPKFDKLIATIRSREISASIILQSQSQLKTIYKDAAETITGNCDTVLFLGGKESSTLKEISETLGKETIDLYNTSDTRGSNRSYGLNYQKTGKELMSRDELAVMDGEKCILQLRGVRPFLSNKYDITKHKRYKELADFNKNNAFDVEKYLAHRLVMSKDTEFEMYEVTVTQEDVSAIEAEEGED, from the coding sequence ATGATGCGGGAGAAATTACAGAAGGTCCAGATCAAACGGCTGGTGATCTTAAATCTCCCATATTTCTTTATCTTCTATGTAGCAGATAAAGGATCCTGGCTGTACCGGCATTGCCTGGGAGAAAGCATGGTCCAGAGACTTGGCGTGATGTTAGTCAATTTTCGACTGGCATTTTTAAGCTGGCTGCCAAGTATCGCTTTGCAGGATCTTACGGTAGGTGTTCTGGTTGCAGGTGCATTAAAACTGGTGGTCTACTATCGTTCTAAAAATGCAAAGAAGTTCCGGCAGGGTGTGGAGTATGGATCCGCAAGATGGGGAAATAGAAAAGATATCGAACCCTTCATGGATCCGGTCTTTGAAAACAATGTCATCCTCACAGAAACGGAACGTCTGACCATGAACAGCCGGCCAAAAGCCCCAAAGTATGCCAGAAATAAAAATGTGATCGTCATCGGTGGTTCCGGATCCGGTAAGACAAGATTCTATGTGAAGCCCAATCTTATGCAGATGACGGACCACGTATCCTATGTGGTCACTGATCCAAAGGGTACGATCATCGTTGAATGCGGGAAGATGCTGGTAAATGGAGGATACCGGATCAAGGTATTAAATACGATCAACTTTAAAAAGTCCATGCATTACAATCCGTTCCATTATATCCGGAGTGAAAAAGACATCTTAAAGCTGGTCAATACCATTATCGCAAATACCAAGGGTGAGGGCGAAAAATCAACGGAAGATTTCTGGGTCAAGGCCGAGCGTCTTTTGTATTCTGCACTGATCGGATACATCTGGTATGAGGCACCGGAGGAAGAACAGAACTTTTCTACTTTGCTGGAATTTATCAATGCCAGTGAGACCAGGGAGGATGATGAAGAATTTAAAAATGCAGTGGATGAATTGTTTGAAGAACTGGAAGCAGAAAATCCGGAACACTTTGCAGTAAGGCAATATCGCAAGTACAAGCTTGCTGCCGGCAAAACTGCAAAATCGATTTTGATTTCCTGTGGTGCCAGACTCGCACCATTTGATATTCAGGAGCTAAGAGAAATCATGTCGTATGACGAAATGGAACTGGATATGATTGGTGATCAGAGAACAGCTATGTTTGTCATCATCAGTGATACCGATGACACATTCAACTTTGTGGTAGCGATCATGTACACCCAGCTCTTTAACCTGCTTTGTGATAAAGCGGATGATGAGCATGGAGGCAGACTTCCCTATCATGTACGGCTGCTTCTTGATGAGTTCAGCAATATCGGACAGATTCCAAAATTCGACAAATTGATTGCTACGATCCGAAGCAGGGAAATCTCCGCTTCTATCATCCTGCAGTCACAATCTCAGCTGAAAACCATCTATAAGGATGCTGCTGAGACGATCACTGGTAACTGTGACACCGTTCTTTTCCTTGGTGGAAAGGAAAGTTCCACATTGAAAGAAATATCAGAAACCCTGGGAAAGGAAACCATTGATCTTTACAACACATCAGATACCAGAGGCAGCAACCGGTCCTATGGGCTGAACTATCAAAAGACTGGAAAAGAACTGATGAGTAGAGATGAGCTGGCGGTCATGGATGGAGAAAAATGTATCTTACAGCTTCGAGGAGTCCGGCCGTTTTTAAGCAACAAATATGACATCACAAAGCACAAACGGTACAAGGAACTTGCCGATTTCAATAAGAATAATGCTTTTGATGTCGAAAAATATCTGGCACACCGACTGGTGATGTCGAAAGATACAGAATTTGAAATGTATGAAGTAACTGTAACACAAGAAGACGTATCAGCGATTGAAGCTGAGGAAGGTGAGGACTGA
- a CDS encoding PcfB family protein: protein MQEEVNQKVISLSIQGVKITASVLKAALRKFLEMDNRRKQKATQVKMAEKTGRAQEKGREKARKKIEKKKPHGKQTIKQLNAQGVQLSNLKITDENVKSFDRVARKYGIDYSLKKEVGADPPKYLVFFKAKDVDVMTAAFREYAGVELKKKQVKKPSVRKKLQKSVERKAKNRQRVKQRQKSRGQER, encoded by the coding sequence TTGCAGGAAGAAGTAAATCAGAAAGTGATCAGCCTGAGTATCCAGGGAGTCAAGATCACTGCCAGTGTGCTAAAAGCAGCCCTTCGGAAGTTCCTGGAAATGGACAACCGCAGGAAACAGAAAGCAACGCAGGTGAAAATGGCTGAAAAGACCGGACGGGCTCAGGAGAAAGGAAGGGAAAAAGCCCGAAAAAAGATTGAAAAGAAAAAGCCGCATGGAAAGCAGACCATCAAGCAGCTGAATGCACAGGGAGTACAGCTTTCCAACTTAAAGATCACAGATGAAAATGTCAAATCCTTTGATCGTGTGGCAAGAAAATACGGCATTGATTACAGCCTGAAGAAAGAAGTCGGTGCTGATCCACCGAAATATCTGGTCTTCTTTAAGGCAAAAGACGTGGATGTGATGACAGCGGCTTTCCGGGAATATGCCGGAGTAGAACTGAAAAAGAAACAGGTGAAGAAACCATCTGTCAGAAAGAAACTGCAGAAATCTGTAGAAAGAAAAGCAAAGAACCGCCAGCGTGTGAAGCAGAGACAAAAATCCAGAGGTCAGGAACGATGA
- a CDS encoding SpaA isopeptide-forming pilin-related protein: MNVKKNARRVMSGLLTAVTVLSTVLSPAVAYASEDARSVKKIPYYEEIKDQLDEDEVVTAKDYEIKVGDNFDVKSDYTGLTIQDDSKVKVTFQEAKDTDGNDFSTDYANSYKAVYYVEPQTTDHPTYQINRKIVVKEADQQKDSQSESSSDQDAGSSDKTETEDSEADSSTEETDAADTESKTELTEKEFDAEIEATENQENVDPETGITLSEVMQEAVDQEVALADLEAGESITFDMPMMLASGETGTKSVTVTAGSWYYYADYGLGSYLTCPYYVKWGSINATAYCVEPSKKGPGNGTYTIQKLADGKTLAKVCYYGTKASDENGFFDEKHPDFPAGKRFIITHLAAAYANGSSDWASGTNATGKNLAMELYNYCVNMPDIPSVDMSFSESNVKAYVEGNSQRTSVITFKADKLQTITFKLPSGVKLVNVTIGKTSAAGASVEISGGTQFYLTAPLDQAESVSATFSSRMKGSIDKEYSAYKIVTGSGTQDLALVFGEGVGNEKYVDFKVTWTKECKVSIVKKDQDTGNALAGAVYGIYSDAAYTKLIAEMPATDQNGASQLTMEKTQEVVYLKEISVPTGYQIDTKSYNVTLAIGKTTTKNVTDKRVNAKINIAKQDAETGNAAQGDATLEGAVYGLYAREDIVHPDGRTGTIHKKDSLITSLTTDKNGEASVSDLYLGKYYLKELSAPVGYVLDPTEHDVDCTYEGATVPTVERTSVCKETVIKQPFQIIKAANNGKTDADLLQGVGFSAWLVSDLKVKADGSYDFDSARPVVLTADGQTEMFTDEKGYARSIPLPYGTYVVRETTSKHNYAPVDDFVVKITENYPDTPQTWRVLLDKEFKAKLKIIKKDAETQKSVLLANTEFKVYDLDNQKYVEQTTSYPKPTVHKSYFTNEEGYLVLPRNLKPGNYRIEEVTAPDGYTISKNYVTVAVDTDTAYLTDPVTGDAVIDVEYTNAPVKGQLKIYKQGEVLKGFDKDFQYEMAGLAGAEFEVYAAEDIYTADHQVDADGQRTLYFAKDALVATVITDADGYATVKNLPLGRYYVKEKNAPDTYVLNTVPENVEFAYADQDTAVIEKEISVTDERQKVSITVEKQDAETGNTVAGAVFGIYNAKDIQTKDGKVIVKADTLLQEMTSDEKGQAACTLDLPLGSYYVKELKAPDGFVSSDEVLRFDASYQGQDVQTVTLKSVKKNQPTTVEITKSDATTGVELDGAYLKVTDKDGNVVDSWTSSKDAPHVIKYLKVGETYTLHEEFAPHGYLVANDVTFTVKDTEEVQKVEMKDEVPVGELIINKKGEFLDSVTLADKVKGVVEHIFNYVTGKLTDVTFEVYAEEDIKAADGVSDDYYKKDELIATIKTDETGIAKLENLPLGKYYVKETGTAYGHVLDGEIRHVDLTYVDQNTPVVVYDKDWQNNRQRVEVSVLKKEKDSDRTLEGAIFGLFAKEDIKSETTGKVLIEADEIIELKSTDEEGKITFVADLPIGATYYVKELYAPDGFVTNDEGKEFTFEYAGEDQPTVTYDFTFENQPTIVEFTKSSLTTGKELPGCKLKVVDADGNIVDEWTSGKEAHVIRELTVGKEYTLVETKPADGYVTAESVKFTIKDTADVQKVEMKDDVTKVKISKQDIAGKELPGAKLTILDQDGKVVESWTSTEKAHYIEMLPIGKYTLREETAPDGYLVAKDVEFEVKDTSVVQHVTMVDEEKPAEKTPEGGKPVSDSPKTGDNTNLWLWFMLLGIGATGTGALAFMRKKKH, translated from the coding sequence ATGAACGTGAAAAAGAACGCACGCAGGGTGATGTCCGGTTTACTGACTGCAGTAACGGTCCTATCAACGGTACTCTCTCCCGCAGTTGCCTATGCTTCTGAGGATGCCAGATCTGTAAAAAAGATTCCGTATTATGAGGAGATCAAGGATCAGTTGGATGAAGATGAAGTGGTAACTGCAAAGGATTATGAGATCAAGGTTGGAGACAATTTCGATGTAAAGAGTGATTATACCGGTCTTACGATCCAGGATGACAGCAAAGTAAAAGTTACATTTCAGGAAGCAAAAGATACAGACGGGAATGATTTTTCTACCGATTATGCCAATTCCTATAAGGCAGTCTATTATGTAGAACCACAGACAACGGATCACCCAACCTACCAGATCAATCGAAAGATCGTGGTAAAAGAAGCGGATCAACAGAAAGATTCGCAGTCAGAAAGTTCTTCTGATCAGGATGCTGGTTCTTCCGATAAGACAGAAACAGAGGATTCTGAGGCTGACTCGTCTACAGAGGAAACTGATGCTGCTGACACGGAGAGCAAAACAGAACTGACAGAAAAAGAATTTGATGCAGAGATCGAAGCAACGGAGAATCAGGAGAACGTTGATCCGGAAACAGGGATCACACTCTCAGAGGTTATGCAGGAAGCTGTTGACCAGGAAGTTGCTCTTGCAGATCTTGAAGCAGGCGAAAGTATTACTTTCGATATGCCAATGATGCTTGCTTCTGGTGAGACAGGAACAAAATCAGTCACCGTCACAGCCGGTTCCTGGTACTATTACGCAGACTATGGATTAGGTTCTTATCTGACTTGTCCATATTATGTGAAATGGGGAAGCATCAATGCGACAGCATACTGTGTTGAACCATCGAAAAAAGGACCGGGAAATGGAACTTATACGATCCAGAAACTTGCCGATGGAAAGACACTTGCAAAGGTCTGCTATTACGGAACAAAAGCAAGTGATGAGAATGGTTTCTTCGATGAGAAACATCCGGATTTTCCGGCAGGAAAGAGATTCATCATTACCCATCTTGCAGCAGCTTATGCAAATGGATCCAGTGACTGGGCATCCGGAACTAATGCAACAGGAAAGAACCTGGCAATGGAGCTTTACAATTATTGTGTAAATATGCCGGACATTCCGTCTGTAGATATGAGCTTTTCCGAATCTAATGTAAAGGCTTATGTGGAAGGAAACAGCCAGCGAACAAGCGTGATCACATTCAAAGCAGATAAACTGCAGACAATCACATTTAAGTTGCCAAGCGGTGTAAAGCTTGTAAATGTGACAATCGGTAAAACCAGTGCTGCAGGAGCAAGTGTAGAAATCAGTGGAGGTACACAGTTTTATCTGACAGCACCACTTGATCAGGCAGAGAGCGTCAGTGCTACATTTTCTTCTCGGATGAAGGGAAGCATTGATAAAGAATACTCTGCTTACAAGATTGTAACAGGATCTGGAACACAGGATCTGGCTCTTGTTTTCGGTGAAGGTGTCGGAAATGAGAAATATGTGGATTTTAAAGTAACCTGGACAAAAGAATGCAAAGTATCCATTGTAAAGAAAGACCAGGATACAGGCAATGCACTGGCCGGTGCAGTGTACGGGATCTATTCCGATGCTGCATATACAAAGCTGATCGCAGAGATGCCTGCAACTGATCAGAATGGTGCTTCACAGCTCACAATGGAGAAAACACAGGAAGTTGTTTATCTGAAAGAAATCTCTGTTCCAACAGGGTATCAGATCGATACAAAGTCTTATAATGTGACTCTTGCTATCGGAAAGACAACGACCAAAAATGTAACAGACAAACGTGTAAATGCAAAGATCAACATTGCAAAACAGGATGCTGAGACAGGGAATGCAGCACAGGGTGATGCAACACTGGAAGGTGCGGTATATGGTCTTTATGCAAGGGAAGATATTGTTCATCCGGATGGAAGAACCGGAACGATCCATAAGAAAGACAGCCTGATTACATCCCTGACAACGGATAAGAATGGCGAAGCCTCTGTATCGGATCTGTATCTTGGAAAGTATTATCTGAAAGAGCTTAGTGCTCCAGTGGGATATGTACTGGATCCGACAGAACATGATGTGGACTGTACTTACGAAGGTGCTACTGTTCCGACAGTAGAAAGAACTTCTGTATGTAAAGAAACTGTCATCAAACAGCCATTTCAGATCATCAAGGCAGCAAACAACGGAAAGACCGATGCAGATCTTCTGCAGGGAGTTGGTTTTTCAGCATGGCTTGTCAGTGATCTGAAAGTAAAAGCAGATGGAAGTTATGATTTTGATTCGGCCAGACCAGTTGTACTGACTGCAGATGGCCAGACAGAAATGTTTACCGATGAAAAAGGATATGCAAGATCGATTCCGCTTCCATATGGAACTTATGTGGTAAGAGAAACCACAAGCAAACACAACTATGCACCGGTTGATGATTTTGTAGTGAAGATCACAGAGAATTATCCGGATACACCGCAGACATGGCGAGTGCTTCTGGATAAAGAATTCAAAGCAAAATTAAAGATTATCAAAAAGGATGCAGAAACACAGAAATCTGTACTCCTGGCAAATACTGAGTTCAAGGTATACGACCTGGATAACCAGAAATATGTGGAACAGACAACATCCTATCCGAAGCCAACAGTACACAAATCTTATTTCACAAACGAGGAAGGATACCTGGTACTGCCGAGAAATCTGAAACCTGGTAACTACCGGATTGAGGAAGTGACGGCACCCGATGGGTACACAATATCCAAAAACTATGTGACAGTTGCAGTTGATACAGATACTGCTTATCTGACCGATCCTGTCACAGGAGATGCAGTCATTGATGTGGAATATACCAATGCCCCGGTCAAAGGTCAGTTAAAGATCTATAAACAGGGTGAAGTGTTAAAGGGATTTGATAAGGACTTCCAGTATGAAATGGCTGGACTTGCAGGTGCTGAATTTGAAGTCTATGCGGCAGAGGATATTTATACTGCCGATCATCAGGTAGATGCAGATGGACAGAGAACTCTGTATTTTGCAAAGGATGCACTGGTAGCAACCGTCATAACGGATGCAGATGGTTATGCAACCGTAAAGAATCTTCCACTTGGCAGGTACTATGTCAAAGAGAAGAATGCACCGGACACTTATGTGTTAAATACCGTGCCGGAAAATGTCGAATTTGCTTATGCGGATCAGGATACTGCAGTGATCGAGAAAGAAATCTCTGTCACAGATGAACGACAGAAAGTGTCGATTACTGTCGAAAAACAGGATGCTGAGACAGGCAATACAGTAGCCGGAGCAGTGTTCGGTATTTACAATGCAAAAGACATTCAGACGAAAGATGGAAAAGTGATCGTCAAAGCAGATACTCTTTTACAGGAAATGACTTCTGATGAAAAAGGTCAGGCAGCATGTACACTGGATCTTCCACTTGGAAGCTATTATGTAAAAGAACTGAAAGCACCAGATGGATTCGTATCTTCGGATGAAGTACTGAGATTTGATGCTTCTTATCAGGGCCAGGATGTACAGACAGTAACATTAAAATCCGTAAAGAAGAACCAGCCGACAACTGTTGAGATCACAAAATCAGATGCAACAACCGGTGTAGAACTGGATGGAGCTTATCTGAAAGTAACGGATAAAGATGGAAATGTAGTAGATAGCTGGACATCTTCCAAAGATGCACCGCATGTGATCAAATATCTGAAAGTGGGTGAGACTTATACCCTACATGAAGAGTTTGCACCGCATGGTTATCTGGTAGCCAATGATGTGACATTCACAGTCAAAGATACCGAAGAAGTTCAGAAAGTGGAAATGAAGGACGAGGTACCGGTTGGTGAACTCATCATCAACAAAAAGGGAGAATTCCTGGATTCTGTTACACTGGCCGATAAGGTCAAAGGTGTGGTGGAACACATTTTCAACTATGTAACCGGAAAGCTGACAGATGTTACGTTTGAAGTCTATGCTGAGGAAGACATTAAGGCTGCCGATGGCGTCAGTGACGATTACTATAAAAAGGATGAACTGATTGCAACGATCAAGACAGATGAAACCGGTATTGCAAAACTGGAAAATCTTCCACTTGGGAAATACTACGTGAAGGAAACAGGAACTGCTTACGGTCATGTGCTGGATGGTGAGATCCGTCATGTAGATCTGACTTACGTGGATCAGAATACACCGGTTGTAGTCTATGACAAAGACTGGCAGAACAACCGTCAGAGAGTAGAAGTCAGTGTACTTAAGAAAGAAAAAGATTCTGACCGTACACTGGAAGGCGCTATCTTTGGATTATTTGCCAAAGAAGACATTAAGTCTGAGACAACAGGTAAAGTCCTGATCGAAGCCGATGAGATCATTGAGCTGAAATCTACAGATGAAGAAGGAAAGATCACATTTGTTGCAGATCTTCCAATAGGAGCAACTTATTATGTAAAAGAGCTCTATGCACCAGACGGATTCGTAACCAACGATGAAGGAAAAGAATTTACGTTTGAGTATGCAGGTGAGGATCAGCCGACTGTAACCTATGATTTTACCTTTGAGAATCAGCCAACCATTGTAGAATTTACCAAATCCAGTCTGACAACCGGAAAAGAACTTCCAGGATGTAAGCTGAAAGTGGTAGATGCTGATGGAAATATCGTGGATGAATGGACTTCCGGTAAAGAAGCACATGTGATCCGTGAGCTGACTGTCGGAAAAGAATACACACTGGTTGAAACAAAACCTGCTGATGGTTACGTGACAGCTGAAAGCGTGAAGTTCACGATCAAAGATACTGCCGATGTGCAGAAAGTTGAGATGAAGGATGATGTAACGAAGGTGAAAATCTCCAAACAGGATATCGCCGGAAAAGAACTTCCGGGAGCGAAACTCACAATCCTTGATCAGGATGGAAAAGTTGTGGAAAGCTGGACCAGTACAGAGAAAGCACATTACATCGAAATGCTTCCGATCGGAAAATACACTCTCCGTGAAGAAACAGCACCGGATGGCTATCTGGTTGCAAAAGATGTGGAATTCGAAGTAAAGGATACCAGTGTAGTACAGCATGTAACCATGGTGGATGAGGAAAAACCGGCAGAAAAGACACCGGAAGGTGGAAAACCTGTCAGTGATTCACCAAAGACTGGGGATAACACCAATCTGTGGCTGTGGTTTATGCTTCTCGGCATTGGTGCGACTGGTACAGGAGCCCTTGCATTTATGAGAAAAAAGAAACACTAA
- a CDS encoding sigma-70 family RNA polymerase sigma factor, whose amino-acid sequence MDHPEPKGRKVVFMLTLKELKKIVKVADVEKRIPSAKSLKEHKVVVKEMINADTTISVYDHGYVLYTAGNQSTVFPLHSCDDYEYVSVTGDNKEFNKEFFDNENWYIRLLMEAEDRMAYSQSKISTNHGVFSNSDVTDDAEIMRGSSKDFVDDVIDREILHALIKELTERQKMVLNLVYFEEMRQQDVADYLGIKQQSVNDLLNRALKTMKKKAENEEF is encoded by the coding sequence ATGGACCACCCGGAGCCGAAAGGCAGAAAGGTGGTCTTTATGTTGACATTAAAAGAACTGAAAAAAATCGTGAAAGTTGCTGATGTGGAGAAGAGAATCCCAAGCGCGAAATCCTTGAAGGAACACAAAGTTGTAGTAAAGGAAATGATCAATGCAGATACAACAATCTCTGTTTATGATCACGGATATGTACTTTATACAGCAGGAAATCAATCAACCGTATTTCCACTTCATAGTTGTGATGACTATGAATATGTGAGTGTAACTGGTGATAACAAGGAATTCAATAAAGAGTTCTTTGATAATGAAAACTGGTATATCCGTCTGCTGATGGAGGCTGAAGACCGTATGGCATACAGCCAGAGCAAAATCAGCACCAATCATGGTGTATTTTCTAACAGCGATGTTACAGATGATGCGGAGATTATGAGAGGATCTTCAAAAGATTTTGTTGACGATGTTATCGACAGAGAAATTCTGCATGCGCTGATCAAGGAATTGACAGAGAGACAAAAGATGGTACTCAATCTGGTTTATTTCGAAGAAATGCGTCAGCAGGATGTCGCAGATTATCTGGGAATCAAACAGCAGAGTGTAAATGACCTCCTGAACAGGGCATTAAAAACGATGAAAAAAAAGGCTGAAAACGAAGAATTTTAA
- a CDS encoding DNA repair protein, translating to MGYMLQKEERRMGGDNVSQDQTSIICIDLKSFYASVECVERGLDPFKANLVVADPTRSKSTICLAITPAMKSLGIKNRCRIHEIPDCVKYITAMPRMQLYMDYSAKIYGIYLRYVSKEDIHVYSVDECFIDVTNYLQLYHLTAKEMAVKLMQEVMEETGITATAGVGTNLYLAKIAMDIVAKHVDDHIGILDEFSYREQLWDHKPLSDFWRIGSRTEKKLAGYGIHTMGDIAMASLRSEDWLYKMFGIDAELLIDHAWGYETCRMSDIKNYHSEEHSLSNGQVLMRNYSFDEALVIVREMTDNLVLDLFEKGLVTNSLTLWIAYDHRYEHEASKGTVKLERESNSSKKIIDAVEDLYRRIADRYTGIRRIEVCANRVAPESYVQYSLFDDPKQTDKERHLQEAVLNVKQRYGKNAIMRGSNLLECSTYRERNEQIGGHRA from the coding sequence ATGGGATACATGTTACAAAAAGAGGAAAGACGTATGGGAGGTGACAATGTGAGTCAGGATCAGACTTCTATTATCTGTATTGATCTAAAGTCCTTTTATGCTTCTGTGGAATGCGTAGAACGTGGGCTGGATCCATTTAAAGCAAACCTGGTGGTTGCAGATCCGACCAGATCAAAGTCAACAATCTGCCTGGCAATCACACCGGCTATGAAATCTCTTGGCATCAAGAACCGGTGCCGGATCCATGAGATACCGGATTGTGTGAAGTACATCACAGCCATGCCAAGGATGCAGCTGTATATGGATTATTCCGCAAAGATCTATGGAATCTATCTGCGGTACGTCTCAAAAGAAGATATCCATGTGTACAGTGTCGATGAGTGTTTTATTGATGTGACAAACTATCTGCAGCTTTATCATCTCACTGCAAAAGAAATGGCGGTAAAGCTTATGCAGGAGGTTATGGAGGAAACAGGTATCACTGCAACCGCTGGTGTGGGAACCAATCTGTATCTTGCTAAGATCGCAATGGATATTGTAGCAAAGCATGTGGATGACCATATTGGAATCCTGGATGAATTCTCTTACAGAGAGCAGCTATGGGATCATAAACCATTAAGTGACTTCTGGAGGATTGGATCCCGGACTGAAAAAAAACTAGCCGGTTATGGAATCCATACAATGGGCGATATTGCAATGGCTTCTTTAAGATCCGAAGACTGGCTGTATAAGATGTTTGGGATTGATGCAGAGCTGTTGATCGATCATGCATGGGGATATGAAACATGCCGGATGAGTGACATCAAGAACTATCATTCGGAAGAGCACAGCCTATCGAATGGCCAGGTGCTGATGCGAAATTATTCTTTTGACGAAGCACTTGTGATCGTAAGGGAAATGACAGACAATCTGGTCCTGGATCTGTTTGAAAAAGGACTGGTAACAAATTCTCTCACCTTATGGATCGCCTATGACCACAGGTATGAGCATGAGGCATCCAAAGGAACCGTAAAACTCGAAAGAGAAAGTAACAGTTCCAAAAAGATCATAGATGCAGTGGAAGATTTATATCGCAGGATTGCAGACAGATATACCGGAATCCGAAGAATCGAGGTGTGTGCGAACAGGGTTGCTCCTGAAAGTTATGTGCAGTACAGCCTGTTTGATGATCCCAAACAGACCGATAAGGAACGGCATTTACAGGAAGCAGTATTGAATGTAAAGCAGCGTTATGGAAAGAATGCGATCATGCGGGGCTCCAACCTGCTGGAGTGTTCTACTTATAGAGAACGCAACGAGCAAATAGGTGGTCACCGTGCTTAG
- a CDS encoding helix-turn-helix domain-containing protein, whose product MKLIRQGLERGMFMTFGEKVRSLRKEKKMSQQELASMVGVSYRTIRSWEVEGRFPKQNVLYQKLADALQCDVSYLMSENEAFITEASEQFGNRGARQAQQILEQAAAMFAGGSLTDEDKIAFMDEIQSLYLDSKRRAKKFTPKKYLKNQEEK is encoded by the coding sequence ATGAAACTTATAAGACAAGGCTTAGAAAGAGGTATGTTTATGACATTCGGTGAAAAAGTAAGATCATTAAGAAAAGAAAAAAAGATGAGTCAGCAGGAACTGGCCAGTATGGTTGGTGTTTCATATAGGACCATTCGATCCTGGGAAGTAGAAGGACGTTTTCCAAAACAAAATGTTCTGTATCAGAAACTGGCAGATGCATTACAGTGTGACGTTTCTTATCTCATGAGTGAGAATGAAGCTTTTATCACAGAAGCATCCGAACAGTTTGGTAACCGTGGTGCCAGACAGGCTCAGCAGATTCTGGAACAGGCTGCAGCTATGTTTGCCGGTGGATCACTGACAGACGAAGATAAAATAGCTTTTATGGATGAGATCCAGAGCCTTTATCTGGATTCCAAAAGACGTGCAAAGAAATTTACACCGAAAAAATATCTGAAAAACCAAGAGGAAAAATAA
- a CDS encoding ImmA/IrrE family metallo-endopeptidase has translation MIYLRNTYIYTETKKLIKKYGTRDPFEIMDQMNIVVGETSRYKTLKGYCFMSCKTIYVMISSFLSEEEKMIVAAHELGHIILHRSQLKMAPMQDDTLYNMTDNTEYQANLFAADLLIDDEEIEDMVQNEDLDYFGLCSSLNATPELMSFKLYSLTKRGQAYHMPMEIQSNFLAK, from the coding sequence GTGATTTATTTGAGAAACACTTACATATATACAGAAACAAAGAAATTAATCAAGAAATATGGAACCCGAGATCCATTTGAGATCATGGATCAGATGAACATTGTTGTCGGGGAAACTTCCAGATATAAGACACTGAAAGGATATTGTTTTATGAGCTGCAAGACGATCTATGTCATGATCAGTAGTTTCCTTTCAGAAGAAGAAAAGATGATTGTTGCCGCTCATGAATTAGGACATATCATCCTGCATCGTTCCCAGCTGAAAATGGCTCCAATGCAAGATGATACACTCTATAATATGACGGATAATACAGAATACCAGGCCAATCTGTTTGCTGCCGATCTTCTGATTGATGATGAGGAGATCGAAGATATGGTTCAGAACGAAGACCTGGATTATTTCGGACTCTGCAGTTCTCTGAATGCAACTCCGGAACTCATGAGCTTTAAACTATACAGCCTGACAAAACGAGGCCAGGCTTATCATATGCCGATGGAGATTCAGAGTAATTTCCTGGCAAAATAA